From a single Hippopotamus amphibius kiboko isolate mHipAmp2 chromosome X, mHipAmp2.hap2, whole genome shotgun sequence genomic region:
- the MED12 gene encoding mediator of RNA polymerase II transcription subunit 12 isoform X21: MAAFGILSYEHRPLKRPRLGPPDVYPQDPKQKEDELTALNVKQGFNNQPAVSGDEHGSAKNVNFNPAKISSNFSSIIAEKLRCNTLPDTGRRKPQVNQKDNFWLVTARSQSAINTWFTDLAGTKPLTQLAKKVPIFSKKEEVFGYLAKYTVPVMRAAWLIKMTCAYYAAISETKVKKRHVVDPFMEWTQIITKYLWEQLQKMAEYYRPGPAGGGGCGSAIGPLPHDVEVAIRQWDYNEKLAMFMFQDGMLDRHEFLTWVLECFEKIRPGEDELLKLLLPLLLRYSGEFVQSAYLSRRLAYFCTRRLALQLDGVSSHSSHVMSAQSTSTLPTTPAPQPPTSSTPSTPFSDLLMCPQHRPLVFGLSCILQTILLCCPSALVWHYSLTDSRIKTGSPLDHLPIAPSNLPMPEGNSAFTQQVRAKLREIEQQIKERGQAVEVRWSFDKCQEATAGFTIGRVLHTLEVLDSHSFERSDFSNSLDSLCNRIFGLGPSKDGHEISSDDDAVVSLLCEWAVSCKRSGRHRAMVVAKLLEKRQAEIEAERCGESEAADEKGSIASGSLSALSAPIFQDVLLQFLDTQAPMLTDPRSESERVEFFNLVLLFCELIRHDVFSHNMYTCTLISRGDLAFGAPGPRPPSPFDDPADDAERKEAEGSSSSKLEDPGLSESMDIDPSSSVLFEDMEKPDFSLFSPTMPCEGKGSPSPEKPDVEKEVKPPPKEKLEGTLGVLYDQPRHVQYATHFPIPQEESCSHECNQRLVVLFGVGKQRDDARHAIKKITKDILKVLNRKGTAETDQLAPIVPLNPGDLTFLGGEDGQKRRRNRPEAFPTAEDIFAKFQHLSHYDQHQVTAQVSRNVLEQITSFALGMSYHLPLVQHVQFIFDLMEYSLSISGLIDFAIQLLNELSVVEAELLLKSSDLVGSYTTSLCLCIVAVLRHYHACLILNQDQMAQVFEGLCGVVKHGMNRSDGSSAERCILAYLYDLYTSCSHLKSKFGELFSDFCSKVKNTIYCNVEPSESNMRWAPEFMIDTLENPAAHTFTYTGLGKSLSENPANRYSFVCNALMHVCVGHHDPDRVNDIAILCAELTGYCKSLSAEWLGVLKALCCSSNNGTCGFNDLLCNVDVSDLSFHDSLATFVAILIARQCLLLEDLIRCAAIPSLLNAACSEQDSEPGARLTCRILLHLFKTPQLNPCQSDGNKPTVGIRSSCDRHLLAASQNRIVDGAVFAVLKAVFVLGDAELKGSGFTVTGGTEELPEEEGGGGSGGRRQGGRNISVETASLDVYAKYVLRSICQQEWVGERCLKSLCEDSNDLQDPVLSSAQAQRLMQLICYPHRLLDSEDGENPQRQRIKRILQNLDQWTMRQSSLELQLMIKQTPNNEMNSLLENIAKATIEVFQQSAETGSSSGNTASNMPSSSKTKPVLSSLERSGVWLVAPLIAKLPTSVQGHVLKAAGEELEKGQHLGSSSRKERDRQKQKSMSLLSQQPFLSLVLTCLKGQDEQREGLLTSLYSQIHQIVNNWRDDQYLDDCKPKQLMHEALKLRLNLVGGMFDTVQRSTQQTTEWAVLLLEIIISGTVDMQSNNELFTTVLDMLSVLINGTLAADMSSISQGSMEENKRAYMNLVKKLRKELGERQSDSLEKVRQLLPLPKPTRDVITCEPQGSLIDTKGNKIAGFDSIFKKEGLQVSTKQKISPWDLFEGLKPSAPLSWGWFGTVRVDRRVARGEEQQRLLLYHTHLRPRPRAYYLEPLPLPPEDEEPPAPTLLEPEKKAPEPPKTDKPGAAPPSTEERKKKSTKGKKRSQPAAKTEDYGMGPGRSGPYGVTVPPDLLHHANPGSMSHLSYRQGSIGLYTQNQPLPAGGPRVDPYRPVRLPMQKLPTRPPYPGVLPTTMSGVMGLEPSSYKTSVYRQQQPAVPQGQRLRQQLQQSQGMLGQSSVHQMTPSSSYGLQTSQGYTPYVSHVGLQQHAGPADPTRHLQQRPSGYVHQQAPTYGHGLTSTQRFSHQTLQQTPMIGTMTPLGAQGVQASVRSASILPEQQQQQQQQQQQQQQQQQQQQQQQQQQQYHIRQQQQQQILRQQQQQQQQQQQQQQQQQQQQQQQQQQQQQQQAHQQQQQAAPPQPQPQSQPQFQRQGLQQTQQQQQTAALVRQLQQQLSNTQPQPSTNIFGRY; the protein is encoded by the exons ATGGCGGCCTTCGGGATCTTGAGCTACGAACATCGGCCCCTGAAGCGGCCGCGTCTTGGGCCTCCCGATGTATACCCTCAAGATCCCAAACAGAAGGAG GATGAACTGACGGCCTTGAATGTAAAACAAGGTTTCAATAACCAGCCCGCTGTCTCTGGGGATGAACATGGCAGTGCCAAGAATGTCAACTTCAATCCTGCCAAG ATCAGTTCCAACTTCAGCAGCATTATTGCAGAGAAGTTACGTTGTAACACCCTACCTGACACCGGTAGGAGGAAGCCCCAAGTGAACCAGAAGGACAACTTCTGGCTGGTGACTGCACGATCCCAGAGTGCCATTAACACCTGGTTCACCGATCTGGCTGGCACCAAGCCACTCACACAGTTAGCCAAAAAG GTCCCCATTTTTAGTAAGAAGGAAGAAGTGTTTGGGTACTTGGCCAAATACACAGTGCCTGTGATGAGGGCTGCCTGGCTCATCAAGATGACCTGTGCCTACTATGCAGCAATCTCAGAGACCAAGGTTAAGAAGAGACATGTCGTTGACCCCTTCATGG AATGGACTCAGATCATCACCAAGTACTTATGGGAACAGCTGCAAAAGATGGCTGAGTACTACCGGCCAGGGCctgctggaggtgggggctgtGGTTCTGCTATAGGGCCCTTGCCCCATGATGTTGAGGTGGCGATCCGGCAGTGGGACTACAACGAGAAGCTGGCCATGTTCATGTTTCAG GACGGAATGCTGGACAGACATGAGTTCCTTACCTGGGTACTTGAGTGTTTTGAGAAAATCCGCCCTGGAGAGGATGAATTGCTTAAActgctgctgcccctgctgcTTCGA TACTCTGGGGAATTCGTTCAGTCTGCGTACCTCTCCCGCCGCCTTGCTTACTTCTGTACTCGGAGACTGGCCCTGCAGCTGGATGGAGTGAGCAGCCACTCGTCTCATGTGATGTCTGCTCAGTCGACAAGCACACTGCCCACCACCCCTGCTCCTCAGCCCCCAACTAGCAGCACACCGTCTACACCCTTTAGTGACCTACTTATGTGCCCTCAGCACCGGCCCCTAGTTTTTGGCCTCAGCTGTATCCTTCAG ACCATCCTCCTGTGTTGTCCTAGTGCCCTGGTTTGGCACTACTCGCTGACTGATAGCCGAATCAAGACTGGCTCACCACTAGACCACCTGCCTATTGCTCCCTCCAACCTGCCCATGCCAGAGGGCAACAGTGCCTTCACTCAGCAG GTCCGTGCAAAGTTGCGGGAGATCGAGCAGCAGATCAAGGAACGAGGACAGGCCGTTGAGGTTCGCTGGTCTTTTGATAAGTGCCAGGAAGCTACTGCAG GCTTCACCATTGGACGGGTGCTCCACACTTTGGAAGTACTGGACAGCCATAGTTTTGAGCGCTCTGACTTCAGCAACTCTCTTGATTCCCTCTGTAATCGAATCTTCGGATTGGGGCCCAGCAAGGATGGACACGAG ATCTCCTCAGATGATGATGCTGTGGTATCCTTACTGTGTGAATGGGCTGTCAGCTGCAAGCGTTCTGGTCGGCATCGCGCGATGGTTGTAGCCAAGCTGCTGGAGAAGAGACAGGCAGAGATTGAGGCTGAG CGTTGTGGAGAATCGGAAGCTGCAGATGAGAAGGGTTCCATCGCCTCTGGCTCCCTTTCTGCTCTCAGTGCTCCCATTTTCCAGGATGTCCTCCTGCAGTTTCTGGATACACAGGCTCCCATGCTGA CGGACCCCCGAAGTGAGAGTGAGCGAGTGGAATTCTTCAACTTGGTGCTGCTGTTCTGTGAACTGATTCGACATGACGTTTTCTCCCACAACATGTATACTTGTACCCTCATCTCCCGAGGGGACCTTGCCTTCGGAGCCCCTGGTCCCCGGCCTCCCTCTCCCTTTGATGACCCTGCCGATGACGCCGAGCGCAAGGAGGctgagggcagcagcagcagcaagctgGAG GATCCAGGGCTCTCAGAGTCTATGGACATCGACCCTAGCTCCAGTGTGCTCTTTGAGGACATGGAGAAGCCTGATTTCTCA TTGTTCTCCCCCACTATGCCCTGTGAGGGGAAGGGCAGTCCATCCCCTGAGAAACCAGATGTTGAAAAGGAGGTGAAGCCCCCACCCAAGGAGAAGCTAGAAGGGACCCTTGGGGTTCTTTATGACCAGCCGCGGCATGTGCAGTATGCCACGCACTTTCCCATCCCCCAG GAGGAGTCATGCAGCCATGAGTGCAACCAGCGGTTGGTCGTACTGTTTGGGGTGGGAAAGCAGCGAGATGATGCCCGCCATGCCATCAAGAAAATTACCAAGGATATCCTGAAGGTTCTGAACCGCAAAGGGACAGCGGAAACTG ACCAGCTTGCTCCTATTGTGCCTCTGAATCCTGGAGACCTGACATTCTTAG GTGGGGAGGATGGACAGAAGCGGAGGCGCAACCGGCCTGAAGCCTTCCCCACTGCTGAGGATATCTTTGCTAAGTTCCAGCACCTTTCGCATTATGACCAACACCAAGTCACGGCTCAG GTCTCCCGGAATGTTCTGGAGCAGATCACGAGCTTTGCCCTTGGCATGTCGTACCACTTGCCTCTGGTGCAGCACGTGCAGTTCATCTTTGACCTCATGGAGTATTCCCTCAGCATCAGCGGCCTCATCGACTTTGCCATTCAG CTACTGAATGAACTGAGTGTAGTTGAGGCCGAGTTGCTTCTCAAATCCTCGGACCTGGTGGGCAGCTACACCACCAGCCTGTGCCTGTGCATCGTGGCTGTCCTGCGGCACTATCACGCCTGCCTCATCCTCAACCAGGACCAGATGGCACAGGTCTTTGAGGG GCTGTGTGGCGTAGTCAAGCATGGGATGAATCGGTCTGATGGCTCCTCCGCAGAACGCTGTATCCTTGCTTATCTCTATGATCTGTACACCTCCTGTAGCCATTTAAAGAGCAAATTTGGGGAGCTCTTCAG CGACTTCTGCTCCAAGGTGAAGAATACCATCTACTGCAACGTGGAGCCGTCAGAATCCAACATGCGCTGGGCACCCGAGTTCATGATTGACACTCTGGAGAACCCTGCCGCTCATACCTTCACCTACACGGGGCTAGGCAAGAGTCTTAGTGAGAACCCTGCTAACCGCTACAGCTTTGTCTGCAATGCCCTTATGCACGTCTGTGTGGGGCACCATGATCCCGATAG GGTGAATGACATCGCAATCCTGTGTGCAGAGCTGACCGGCTATTGCAAGTCACTGAGTGCAGAGTGGCTGGGAGTGCTTAAGGCTTTGTGCTGCTCCTCTAACAATGGCACTTGTGGTTTCAACGACCTCCTCTGCAATGTAGAT GTCAGTGACCTGTCTTTTCACGACTCCCTGGCCACTTTTGTTGCCATCCTCATTGCTCGGCAGTGTCTGCTCCTGGAGGATCTGATTCGCTGTGCAGCCATCCCTTCGCTCCTTAATGCTG CTTGCAGTGAACAGGACTCTGAGCCAGGAGCCCGGCTTACCTGCCGCATCCTTCTTCACCTTTTCAAGACACCTCAGCTCAATCCTTGCCAGTCGGATGGGA ACAAGCCTACTGTAGGAATCCGCTCCTCCTGTGACCGCCACCTGCTGGCTGCCTCCCAGAACCGCATTGTGGATGGAGCTGTGTTTGCTGTTCTCAAGGCTGTGTTTGTACTTG GGGATGCGGAACTGAAGGGTTCAGGCTTCACTGTGACAGGAGGAACAGAAGAACttccagaggaggagggaggaggtggcagcGGCGGTCGGAGGCAGGGTGGCCGCAACATCTCTGTGGAGACAGCCAGTCTGGATGTCTATGCCAAGTACGTGCTACGCAGCATCTGCCAGCAG GAGTGGGTAGGAGAGCGTTGCCTTAAATCCCTGTGTGAGGACAGCAATGACCTGCAAGACCCAGTGTTGAGTAGCGCCCAGGCCCAGCGCCTCATGCAGCTCATCTGCTACCCACACCGGCTGCTGGACAGCGAGGATGGGGAAAACCCCCAGCGGCAACGCATTAAGCGTATTCTTCAG AACTTGGACCAGTGGACCATGCGCCAGTCTTCCCTGGAGCTGCAGCTGATGATCAAGCAGACCCCTAACAAT GAGATGAACTCCCTCTTAGAGAACATCGCCAAGGCCACAATCGAGGTTTTCCAACAGTCCGCAGAGACAGGGTCATCTTCTGGAAACACTGCAAGCAACATGCCCAGCAGCAGCAAGACCAAGCCTGTGCTCAG CTCCCTAGAGCGCTCTGGTGTATGGCTGGTGGCTCCTCTCATTGCCAAACTGCCCACCTCAGTCCAGGGGCATGTGTTAAAGGCTGCTGGGGAAGAATTGGAGAAGGGCCAGCACCTGGGTTCCTCTTCCCGCAAAGAACGCGATCGACAAAAGCAGAAGAG CATGTCCCTGTTGAGCCAGCAGCCCTTCTTATCCCTGGTGCTGACGTGTCTGAAGGGGCAGGACGAGCAGCGCGAGGGACTCCTTACCTCCCTCTACAGCCAGATCCACCAG ATTGTGAATAATTGGAGAGATGACCAGTACTTAGACGATTGCAAACCAAAGCAGCTAATGCATGAGGCACTCAAACTGCGGCTCAACCTG GTGGGGGGCATGTTTGACACGGTGCAGCGCAGCACCCAGCAGACCACGGAGTGGGCTGTGCTCCTCCTGGAGATCATCATCAGCGGCACTGTCGACATGCAGTCCAACAA CGAGCTCTTCACCACCGTCTTGGACATGCTGAGCGTGCTCATCAATGGCACCCTGGCGGCGGACATGTCCAGCATCTCCCAGGGCAGCATGGAGGAAAACAAACGTGCCTACATGAACCTGGTGAAGAAGCTGCGG AAAGAGTTGGGGGAGCGCCAGTCAGACAGTCTGGAAAAAGTTCGCCAGCTGCTCCCACTGCCCAAGCCAACCCGAGATGTCATCACTTGTGAGCCACAGGGCTCCCTTATCGACACCAAGGGCAATAAGATCGCTGGCTTCGACTCCATCTTCAAGAAGGAG GGTCTGCAGGTTTCCACCAAACAAAAGATCTCCCCCTGGGATCTTTTTGAGGGCTTGAAGCCATCAGCACCACTGTCTTGGGGCTGGTTTGGAACAGTCCGGGTGGACCGGCGCGTGGCCCGCGGAGAGGAGCAGCAGCGGCTGCTGCTGTACCACACGCACCTgaggccccggccccgcgcctaTTACCTGGAGCCGCTGCCACTGCCACCGGAAGATGaggagccccccgcccccaccctgctgGAGCCTGAGAAAAAGGCCCCAGAGCCCCCCAAGACGGACAAACCTGGGGCCGCTCCCCCTAGCACTGAGGAACGCAAGAAAAAGTCCACCAAGGGCAAGAAACGCAGCCAGCCAGCCGCCAAGACAGAG GACTATGGGATGGGCCCAGGCCGGAGCGGCCCGTATGGTGTGACAGTGCCTCCGGACCTCCTGCACCATGCCAACCCTGGCTCCATGTCCCACCTCAGTTACAGGCAGGGCTCCATAGGCCTCTACACCCAGAACCAGCCACTGCCGGCAG GTGGCCCCCGCGTGGACCCATACCGCCCCGTGCGGTTACCGATGCAGAAGCTGCCGACCCGACCACCTTACCCTGGCGTGCTGCCCACAACCATGTCTGGCGTCATGGGACTGGAACCCTCCTCGTATAAGACATCTGTGTACCGACAGCAGCAGCCTGCGGTGCCCCAAGGACAGCGCCTTCGCCAACAGCTCCAG CAGAGTCAGGGGATGTTGGGACAGTCATCTGTCCATCAGATGACTCCCAGCTCTTCCTACGGTTTGCAGACCTCCCAG GGCTATACTCCTTATGTTTCTCATGTGGGATTGCAGCAACACGCAGGCCCTGCAG ATCCTACTCGCCACCTGCAGCAGCGGCCCAGTGGCTACGTGCACCAGCAGGCACCAACCTACGGACACGGGCTGACCTCCACTCAAAG GTTTTCCCACCAGACGCTGCAGCAGACACCCATGATAGGCACCATGACCCCGCTGGGTGCCCAGGGTGTCCAGGCCAGTGTCCGGTCGGCCTCCATCCTGcctgagcagcagcagcaacagcagcagcagcaacagcagcagcagcagcagcagcaacagcagcagcagcagcagcagcagcaacagtaCCACAtccggcagcagcagcagcagcagatccTGCGG cagcagcagcaacagcagcagcagcagcaacagcagcagcagcagcaacagcagcagcaacagcagcagcagcagcagcagcagcagcaacaagcacaccagcagcagcagcaggcggCGCCGCCCCAGCCGCagccccagtcccagccccag TTCCAGCGCCAGGGGCTTCAGCAGacacagcaacaacaacagaCAGCAGCTTTGGTCCGGCAACTCCAACAACAGCTCTCCA ATACCCAGCCACAGCCCAGTACCAACATATTTGGACGCTACTGA